AGCAGCGCGTCGACGTCGAGGCGGTGGTGCGCTCCCGAACCGCCGGGGCCACCGAGCAGCTCGAGACCGGCGAGCGCCGTCTCCGACTCCGACCGCCCGGCGGTGTCGACCGCGGCGACCACCACGTCGGTGCCGCGCTGGCGGCGCCGCCGCCCCTCCTCGAGCATCGCGCTGGTGGTGCCCACCCCTCGCGCGTAGCCGATGTACACGCGCAGCAGCCCCCGGTCGCGGGCGCGGCTGCGCCCCTGGAGCAGCAGGTCGTCGGGTGTTGGACGCCGGCTCTCGACCCGGCCGTTGCGTGACCGTCCGTGACCGCCCCGGGCGACCACGTGGATGTCGGTGTCGGGCAGCCCGTCGATGAGCCGGTCGACGAGCCCGGCGCGCCAGCGCCCCAGCAGACCCTCGCCACTCGACTCGCCGGCGACGATGTGGCGCACTCCGAGCTCGCGGGCGGCCTGGATCACGGTGCCGGCCAGGTCGGTGGAGACGCGCTCGGCGAAGCCGCAGTGCAGCTGCTCGGCGAGCTGGCGCCACGGCGCCGAGGCGGCGGCGTCGTCGCCGGGGCGCAGCACGGTGAGCACGGTGCAGAGGCCGACGAGACGCCGGGCGATCCGCGCCCCGCGACGGATCAGCGCCTCCGAGCTGGGCCGCCGGGAGATCACCACGAGCACGTCCTGGGGGGGCGGACGCAGCGCGCTCCGGGCGGCGCCGGCGCCCTGCGCCACCAGCCGGAGCGCGATCTCCCGCAGCGCGCCGAGGTTGCCCGGCCGGAAGAAGTTGCGCAGCGCGGTGTCGACCTTGTCGAGCGGATAGATGTTGCCGTGGCGCATCCGCTTGCGGAGCGCGTCGGGGGCGATGTCGACGAACTGGACCTCGTCGGCGCCGTCGAGCACCTGGTCGGGGACGGTCTCGCGGACCGGGATCCCGGTGATGCCCTCGACCACGTCCTTGACGCTCTCGATGTGCTGGACATTCACCGTGGTGATCACGTCGATGCCGGCGTCGCGCAGCCGCTCCACGTCCTGCCAGCGCTTGGGGTGGGGCACCCCCGGGGCGTTGGTGTGGGCGAGCTCGTCGACCAGAGCCACCTGCGGCCGGCGGGCCAGCACCGCGTCGAGGTCCATCTCCTCGAGCGGCGTGCCCCGATAGGTCACCTGCAGGCGCGGGACCACCTCGAGCGGTCCCACGGCCTCGATGGTACGCGGGCGGCCGTAGGTCTCGACGAAGCCGATGACCACGTCCTCGCCCTGCGCCATCCGCTCGCGTCCCTCGCGCAGCATCGCGAAGGTCTTGCCCGACCCGGGAGCGGCGCCGAGGTGGACGCGGAGCGACCCGCGTCGGTCCATGGTGTCCCCGTCTAGCTGCTCGGCATGGCGTCGAGCGCGAGGTTGAGGGCGAGCACGTTGACGTGCGGCGCGCCGAAGATCGCGAGCGACGCGCCGTCGGTGTGCTGGTCCACGAGCGTCCGCACCCTCCCGGCGTCGAGCCCACGGGCCCTGGCGACCCGGTCGACCTGGAGCAGGGCGGCGGCCGGGCTGATGTCCGGGTCGAAGCCGGAGAAGTCGGTGGTGACCAGGTCGATGGGGACGTCGCCGTGCAGCGTGGGATTGGCCTTGCGCACCGCCTCGACGCGCTGCCGGACGGCGTCGATCAGCGCCTGGTTGCTCGGCGCCAGGTTGTCGCCGGCGGAGTTGGCGGCGTTGTAGGGCTTGGTCTTGGTGGGGTCGTTCTCGTCGACGGTCGCCGAGGGACGGCCGTTGAAGTACCTGTCCGAGGTGAAGTTCTGGCCGATGAGCCGGGCGCCGACCACCTTGCTCCCCGAGCTGATCAGGCCGCCGTTGGCCTGGTCGTGGAACAGTCCCTGGGCCAGGCCGGTCATCGCCAGGGGGTAGAGGAGGCCGCCGATCACGGCGATCACCAGGGTGGCGCGGAGCGCCCGCAGCACCTCGGCGGGGAGGGAGGTCTTCATCGTCGCGTCCTCAGGCGAGGTGGATGTTGGTGATCAGGACGTCGACGGCCTTGATGCCGATGAAGGGGATGATCACCCCTCCGACGCCGTAGATCAGCAGGTTGCGGCGCAGCAGCGCGGCGGCGCCGATCGGCCGGTACCTGATGCCCTTCAGCGCCAGCGGGATCAGGGCCACGATGATCAGC
The nucleotide sequence above comes from Candidatus Dormiibacterota bacterium. Encoded proteins:
- the kdpC gene encoding potassium-transporting ATPase subunit KdpC, with translation MKTSLPAEVLRALRATLVIAVIGGLLYPLAMTGLAQGLFHDQANGGLISSGSKVVGARLIGQNFTSDRYFNGRPSATVDENDPTKTKPYNAANSAGDNLAPSNQALIDAVRQRVEAVRKANPTLHGDVPIDLVTTDFSGFDPDISPAAALLQVDRVARARGLDAGRVRTLVDQHTDGASLAIFGAPHVNVLALNLALDAMPSS